In Bacteroidales bacterium, a genomic segment contains:
- a CDS encoding DEAD/DEAH box helicase, with protein sequence MEFKDLGLRGDILKAVTKLGFESPSEIQEKAIPVLAEGKRDFVGLAQTGTGKTAAFGLPLIQHIDFKDRITQALIVCPTRELCMQITRDLETFAAYQDHPNITAVYGGASITDQIHKLKKGAHIVVATPGRLLDLIKRKAVKLNSVQRVVLDEADEMLNMGFKEDIDAILEQTPAVKRVWLFSATMPKAVKRIAQNYMLDPLEIVVGKQNSVAVNIEHRYYMMKERDRYHALKRILDYFPEIYGLIFCRTRRETSQIADKLEKEGYDVVALHGDLSQAQRDAAMLKFREKTVRVLVATDVAARGIDVKDISHVIHYNLPDDIENYTHRSGRTARAGKSGFSLALVNTRETYKIKQVESLLGTRVAQSSIPDSGEICEKQMYALMDRVVNTPVDEEAIDRYWPVFYKKLKDLPAEDIVLKFISMELNAFLNYYKNSGDLNASFEKAAGPGEREAGGRKVRRGGKGNGDFNRNLNGAKRRFFINLGEKQNLNKGALLRLVCSETGIESFHMGRIDIHSRHAFFEVDEKVAEQVLPGIREGTYEGKDFQVSASQEKAPPGKKGKKKKS encoded by the coding sequence ATGGAATTTAAGGACTTAGGATTGCGTGGGGATATTTTAAAAGCCGTCACCAAATTAGGATTTGAATCCCCTTCTGAAATACAGGAAAAAGCGATCCCTGTCCTGGCAGAAGGCAAGCGGGATTTCGTGGGACTGGCCCAGACCGGAACGGGAAAAACCGCCGCTTTTGGCTTGCCCCTGATCCAGCATATCGATTTCAAGGACCGGATTACCCAGGCCCTGATCGTTTGTCCTACCAGGGAGCTGTGTATGCAGATAACCCGCGATTTGGAGACTTTTGCCGCTTATCAGGATCATCCGAATATCACGGCCGTTTACGGGGGTGCAAGCATCACCGATCAGATCCATAAATTGAAAAAAGGGGCCCATATTGTGGTGGCCACACCGGGCAGATTGCTCGACCTGATTAAGCGAAAGGCTGTAAAGCTGAATTCGGTTCAGCGGGTAGTGCTGGATGAGGCCGACGAGATGCTGAATATGGGCTTCAAAGAAGATATTGATGCCATTCTCGAACAGACTCCGGCAGTCAAGAGGGTCTGGCTCTTCTCTGCTACCATGCCCAAAGCAGTGAAACGAATTGCCCAGAACTACATGCTTGATCCGCTCGAGATTGTAGTGGGTAAGCAGAACAGTGTGGCGGTGAATATTGAGCATCGCTACTACATGATGAAGGAACGGGACCGTTACCATGCCCTGAAAAGGATCCTGGACTACTTCCCGGAAATATACGGACTGATATTCTGCCGGACGCGACGGGAGACCAGTCAGATCGCAGACAAACTGGAAAAAGAGGGCTATGATGTGGTAGCCCTGCACGGAGACCTGTCACAGGCTCAGAGAGATGCGGCCATGCTTAAATTCAGAGAGAAGACCGTGAGGGTGCTGGTGGCCACGGATGTAGCGGCCAGGGGTATCGATGTCAAGGATATTTCCCATGTGATCCACTACAACCTGCCCGATGATATAGAAAACTATACCCACCGCAGCGGGCGCACCGCCCGGGCTGGCAAATCGGGCTTTTCCCTGGCCCTGGTCAATACCCGGGAAACTTACAAAATTAAGCAGGTGGAATCGTTGCTCGGTACCAGGGTCGCGCAGTCGAGCATTCCCGACTCCGGGGAGATCTGTGAAAAGCAGATGTACGCGCTCATGGACCGGGTCGTAAACACCCCGGTGGATGAGGAGGCCATCGACCGCTACTGGCCTGTTTTCTACAAGAAGCTGAAAGATCTGCCGGCCGAGGATATTGTATTGAAATTTATCTCCATGGAGCTGAATGCCTTTCTGAACTACTATAAAAATTCCGGCGACCTGAATGCAAGCTTTGAAAAGGCAGCTGGACCGGGTGAACGAGAGGCTGGCGGAAGGAAGGTCAGACGGGGAGGAAAGGGAAACGGCGATTTCAACCGGAACCTCAACGGAGCCAAAAGGCGTTTCTTTATCAACCTGGGCGAAAAACAGAACCTGAACAAAGGGGCTCTGCTGAGACTTGTTTGCAGTGAGACGGGCATTGAAAGTTTTCACATGGGACGCATCGACATACACTCACGCCATGCCTTTTTCGAAGTGGACGAAAAAGTCGCCGAACAGGTCCTTCCAGGCATCCGGGAAGGAACCTACGAGGGAAAGGATTTCCAGGTCTCCGCCTCACAGGAGAAAGCGCCCCCCG
- a CDS encoding SDR family NAD(P)-dependent oxidoreductase produces the protein MAEGRFTNPVVASLAGIKDFFSKQQLASRYSDKDRADGKTVLITGANSGLGFALAVAFARRGARVIMAGRSGIPGAGERVKQLSGSESVEMRYLDLSRIETIHQFVRSMAEEKIQLDICILNAAVALPGSRQTASGQDQMFLVNYLSNVILTRLLLAREVIKLKDMPPLSKILFISSDSHQGATYIDYEEFGSYFKYGVSKGISNYSYFKLILNTYASELSRRINHDSVRLSINLICPGPVASNIVKEAPWLLRMTLKGIFRIVFKSPARAARPVVYMALSADYEGTSNEYLHMFNPKKMDPKVYETAEGEKLWLKSMELLKTIDPDFKAYSS, from the coding sequence ATGGCTGAGGGTCGTTTTACAAACCCGGTAGTTGCTTCCCTGGCAGGAATCAAAGATTTCTTTTCCAAACAGCAACTGGCATCCAGGTATTCCGATAAGGACAGGGCCGATGGCAAAACAGTACTTATAACGGGGGCCAATTCGGGACTGGGATTTGCTCTGGCTGTGGCATTTGCCAGAAGGGGAGCCAGGGTGATTATGGCGGGAAGAAGCGGGATTCCCGGAGCCGGGGAAAGGGTGAAGCAGCTATCCGGTTCAGAAAGTGTGGAGATGCGGTACCTGGATCTTTCCAGAATTGAAACCATTCATCAGTTTGTCCGGTCGATGGCTGAAGAGAAGATACAGTTGGACATCTGCATACTCAATGCGGCTGTGGCACTTCCGGGTTCACGCCAGACAGCATCGGGTCAGGACCAGATGTTCCTGGTCAATTATCTTTCCAATGTGATCTTAACCCGGTTACTTCTGGCCAGAGAAGTGATTAAACTGAAGGATATGCCCCCCCTTTCAAAAATCCTGTTTATATCCAGTGATTCACACCAGGGAGCCACTTACATCGATTATGAAGAATTCGGAAGCTACTTTAAATACGGGGTTTCCAAGGGGATTTCAAATTACAGTTATTTTAAACTTATACTAAACACCTACGCCTCAGAACTATCCAGAAGAATTAATCATGATTCTGTCAGATTAAGCATCAATCTGATCTGTCCGGGGCCGGTGGCATCGAACATTGTAAAGGAGGCTCCCTGGCTTCTCAGGATGACCCTGAAAGGCATTTTCCGGATCGTATTCAAATCGCCTGCCAGGGCGGCGCGACCTGTGGTCTACATGGCTCTGTCGGCCGATTACGAGGGGACAAGCAACGAATACCTGCATATGTTTAATCCCAAGAAAATGGACCCCAAAGTCTATGAGACCGCAGAGGGAGAAAAATTATGGTTAAAATCCATGGAACTTCTGAAAACGATCGATCCGGACTTTAAAGCCTATTCTTCATAA
- the typA gene encoding translational GTPase TypA codes for MDIRNIAIIAHVDHGKTTMVDRILHQVKLFRDNQEMGELILDSNDLERERGITILSKNVSVTYKGTKINIIDTPGHSDFGGEVERVLNMAEGVLLLVDAFEGPMPQTRFVLQKALELGKKVIVVINKVDKPNCKPDETSELVFELMFALDATEEQLEYPTVYGSSKEGWMGSDWKNPTEDMAYLLDTIVDYFDAPVENPGTLQMQISSLDYSSYTGRIAVGKVHRGSIQMGDQVSIVQRNGLKHRSTVKELYTFVGLGKEKTKEAVSSGEIVAVLGLEDFDIGDTIADPENPEAMPPISIDEPSMSMLFTINNSPFFGKEGKFVTSRHLRDRLFKETEKNLALKVEETDSPDRLQVYGRGILHLSILIETMRREGYELQLGQPRVVIKEIDGFRHEPVELLYINVDEEFSGKVIEIVTGRKGDILNIEKKDDRVNLEFKITARGLIGLRQPILTATEGNAVISHRFSGYEPWKGELVRKRNGALIAMETGTAISYSIDKLQDRGKFFIDPMESIYAGQVIGEHTKQDDLVVNVIKTKKLTNMRASGSDEKVSIAPAVNFSLEEALEYVGEDEYVEVTPQSIRLRKILLAEHERKRVKNLEA; via the coding sequence ATGGATATACGGAACATAGCGATTATTGCACACGTCGACCACGGAAAGACCACCATGGTCGACCGGATATTGCACCAGGTAAAACTATTCAGAGATAACCAGGAGATGGGTGAGCTGATCCTGGATTCCAATGATCTGGAACGGGAACGGGGCATTACTATTCTCTCCAAAAACGTATCTGTTACCTATAAGGGGACTAAAATCAATATCATTGATACTCCGGGTCACTCAGATTTTGGCGGAGAGGTGGAAAGGGTATTGAATATGGCAGAGGGGGTTTTATTGCTGGTGGATGCCTTTGAAGGCCCCATGCCCCAGACTCGTTTTGTATTGCAGAAGGCCCTGGAACTGGGGAAAAAGGTGATTGTGGTGATCAATAAGGTGGATAAGCCCAATTGCAAACCCGATGAGACCAGTGAACTGGTTTTTGAGCTGATGTTTGCCCTGGATGCCACGGAAGAGCAACTGGAATACCCCACCGTATATGGCTCTTCCAAGGAGGGGTGGATGGGGTCTGACTGGAAAAATCCCACAGAGGACATGGCCTATCTGCTCGATACCATCGTGGACTATTTCGATGCTCCCGTGGAAAATCCCGGTACCCTGCAAATGCAGATCTCCTCGCTGGACTATTCTTCTTATACCGGCCGGATCGCCGTAGGCAAGGTGCATCGGGGAAGCATACAAATGGGCGACCAGGTCTCCATTGTTCAGCGTAACGGACTGAAACACAGATCCACCGTAAAAGAGTTGTACACCTTCGTTGGACTGGGGAAGGAGAAAACCAAGGAGGCCGTGAGCTCGGGGGAAATTGTGGCCGTGCTTGGACTGGAGGATTTCGATATTGGTGATACCATAGCCGATCCTGAAAATCCCGAGGCCATGCCTCCCATCTCCATTGATGAACCTTCCATGAGCATGCTGTTTACCATCAACAACTCCCCCTTCTTCGGGAAAGAGGGAAAATTTGTGACCTCCAGGCATTTGAGAGACCGCCTGTTTAAGGAGACCGAGAAGAACCTGGCCCTGAAAGTGGAAGAAACCGATTCGCCCGATCGCCTGCAGGTTTATGGAAGAGGAATTCTGCATCTTTCCATATTAATTGAGACCATGCGCAGGGAGGGATACGAGCTGCAGCTGGGACAACCCAGGGTGGTGATCAAAGAGATTGATGGCTTCAGGCACGAACCGGTGGAACTCCTCTATATCAATGTGGATGAGGAGTTTTCGGGTAAGGTGATTGAGATTGTAACCGGTCGTAAGGGAGATATCCTGAATATTGAAAAAAAGGATGACCGGGTTAACCTGGAGTTTAAGATTACGGCCAGGGGGCTGATTGGCCTGAGGCAACCCATCCTGACCGCCACCGAGGGGAATGCGGTTATTTCCCACCGTTTTTCCGGCTATGAACCCTGGAAGGGAGAGCTGGTGCGTAAACGGAACGGAGCCCTGATTGCCATGGAGACAGGGACCGCTATCTCTTATTCCATCGATAAGCTTCAGGACAGGGGCAAGTTTTTTATTGATCCCATGGAGTCCATCTATGCCGGACAGGTCATCGGGGAGCACACCAAGCAGGACGACCTGGTGGTAAATGTAATCAAGACAAAGAAGCTGACCAATATGCGGGCTTCCGGTTCCGATGAAAAGGTTTCCATTGCTCCGGCTGTGAATTTTTCCCTGGAGGAGGCTCTGGAATACGTGGGAGAGGACGAATATGTGGAGGTGACCCCCCAATCGATCCGTCTGCGAAAGATCCTGCTCGCCGAACATGAACGGAAGCGGGTTAAGAATCTGGAAGCTTAA
- a CDS encoding MATE family efflux transporter, translated as MNKKILDLAIPNIISNISIPMLGIVDMALMGHLESDAYIGAIALGSLIFNFIYWSLGFLRMGTSGFTAQARGRRDLPETIQVFSRAAFIALIMSLLLLVFQGTIEHLSFLILKGETRVEELAMTYFRIRVWAAPAALGQFALLGFFLGMQNARLPMVVLVLTNVINIICNYTFVMKLGMGSDGVALGTVIAQYSGLLIAIYFFRKYFRKLFKYWSLKATIQWLKLKHFLSVNSDIFIRTMCLVVVFTIFTARSASVDLFNEGEETILAVNSILMQFFMFFSFLIDGFAHASEALTGKFIGSGDRKSLERSIKLFFLWGGGISLFFTLVYLLGGDAIFRVLTNNPEVIANAKPYFFWVVLVPMVSFTAFLWDGIFIGATAGPEMRNAMLISTLLIFFPAYFLAGRFLGNHGLWLAFILFMVARGLTMQFMSRKAVYEKVS; from the coding sequence GTGAATAAGAAGATCCTGGACCTGGCCATACCCAACATCATCAGCAACATCTCCATCCCTATGCTGGGAATTGTGGACATGGCCCTGATGGGGCACCTGGAGTCGGATGCTTATATCGGTGCCATCGCCCTGGGATCCCTTATATTCAATTTTATCTACTGGAGCCTGGGATTTCTCCGAATGGGCACCAGTGGTTTTACGGCTCAGGCCCGTGGAAGAAGGGATTTGCCGGAGACCATCCAGGTATTCTCCAGGGCAGCCTTCATAGCCCTGATCATGAGCCTCCTGCTCCTGGTCTTTCAGGGAACAATCGAGCACCTGAGTTTTCTGATTCTGAAGGGCGAAACCCGTGTGGAAGAGCTGGCCATGACCTATTTCAGGATCCGTGTGTGGGCAGCCCCGGCTGCTCTCGGGCAGTTTGCCCTGCTCGGCTTTTTCCTGGGAATGCAGAATGCCCGCCTTCCCATGGTGGTGCTGGTCCTGACCAATGTGATCAATATCATCTGCAACTACACCTTCGTGATGAAACTGGGCATGGGATCCGACGGGGTGGCCCTGGGTACGGTGATTGCACAGTACAGCGGACTCCTGATCGCCATCTATTTCTTCCGGAAATATTTCCGGAAACTTTTTAAATACTGGTCCCTGAAGGCGACCATCCAGTGGCTTAAGTTAAAACACTTCCTTTCGGTCAACAGCGATATCTTTATTCGTACCATGTGCCTGGTGGTGGTCTTTACCATCTTTACGGCCCGTTCGGCCAGTGTGGATCTTTTTAACGAAGGAGAGGAGACCATCCTGGCGGTTAATTCGATCCTGATGCAGTTCTTTATGTTCTTCTCCTTCCTGATCGATGGATTTGCCCATGCATCGGAAGCTCTGACAGGAAAATTCATTGGCTCAGGCGACAGAAAATCCCTGGAGCGGAGCATTAAATTGTTCTTTCTGTGGGGCGGGGGAATCAGTCTCTTCTTTACCCTGGTATACCTGCTAGGGGGAGATGCTATTTTCAGGGTGCTGACCAACAACCCCGAGGTGATTGCCAATGCAAAGCCTTATTTCTTCTGGGTGGTCCTGGTTCCTATGGTCTCATTTACGGCCTTCCTGTGGGATGGCATCTTCATCGGGGCCACCGCCGGACCAGAGATGCGAAACGCCATGCTGATCTCCACCCTGCTGATCTTTTTCCCTGCCTATTTCCTGGCAGGAAGGTTCCTGGGAAATCACGGCCTCTGGCTCGCCTTTATCCTCTTTATGGTGGCCAGGGGACTTACCATGCAGTTTATGTCCCGGAAAGCCGTATATGAAAAAGTGAGTTAA
- a CDS encoding sugar phosphate isomerase/epimerase, whose protein sequence is MRRRSFIKASSMALVGAAGVTPAEAGAHTLSAYGITPSLNAYSFNRALLEEGMGLEELFHYAARAGFTAIDLTAYYIPGYPAVPDDQALYEIKRMAFRTGISFSGTGVRNDFTLRDPEALAGEIDLVKQWIVAASKLGAPNIRIFDGKAPSAGDPSSALHQQVVDAFRECSLFAARYGVNVAFQNHHDFLINTGEIIDILRRVDSEWFGLMLDTGSIAGPDPYLEIEKLIPYAVTWQVKETVRSGEGSEALDVRRLIRLLHKHQYHGFLPIETLGEGDPRVKVQALYQKVSAYL, encoded by the coding sequence ATGCGAAGACGATCCTTTATAAAGGCCTCATCCATGGCCCTGGTGGGAGCCGCGGGGGTGACACCTGCTGAAGCAGGGGCTCATACTCTGTCAGCTTACGGCATTACTCCTTCCCTGAATGCCTACAGTTTTAATCGTGCATTGCTGGAGGAGGGAATGGGCCTGGAAGAACTGTTTCATTACGCTGCCCGTGCCGGATTTACAGCTATTGATCTGACTGCATATTACATACCAGGCTACCCTGCTGTCCCGGACGACCAGGCTTTGTATGAGATTAAAAGAATGGCCTTCAGGACCGGAATTTCCTTTTCAGGAACCGGAGTCCGGAATGATTTTACTCTGCGCGATCCGGAGGCACTGGCCGGAGAGATTGACCTGGTAAAACAATGGATCGTAGCTGCCTCCAAACTGGGGGCTCCTAATATCAGGATCTTCGACGGGAAGGCCCCCTCGGCAGGAGACCCTTCCAGTGCCCTGCATCAGCAAGTGGTGGATGCCTTTCGTGAATGTTCCCTGTTCGCTGCCAGATACGGAGTTAATGTGGCATTTCAAAACCACCATGATTTTCTGATCAACACCGGGGAGATCATCGATATTCTCCGGAGAGTCGATTCGGAGTGGTTCGGTCTGATGCTTGATACCGGCAGCATTGCCGGACCCGATCCCTACCTGGAAATCGAAAAACTGATCCCCTACGCTGTTACCTGGCAGGTGAAGGAAACCGTACGAAGCGGAGAAGGATCAGAAGCTCTGGATGTCAGGCGCCTGATCAGACTTCTTCATAAGCACCAGTATCACGGTTTCCTTCCCATAGAGACCCTGGGCGAGGGCGATCCCCGCGTGAAAGTGCAGGCCCTCTATCAAAAGGTGTCCGCTTATCTGTAG
- a CDS encoding bifunctional fucokinase/fucose-1-phosphate guanylyltransferase, translated as MSIERLITLPPRMAEKFHELENKEQDAWFCGSDPAGKKAGSGGGSAYLLWLAYRKSGFTGSLEEWLMEKRRLLIHSGGESRRLPAYAPYGKSLLPIPVFRWSKGQDLDQKLLGFQASFYEKILQNAPACYTTLIGSGDVMFISSDRFQKLPEADVLLFGIWVEDQVASRHGVFFSRRHQQNRLAFVRQKPSVEELSGLAQDYFYLMDSGIVMMNRETTLKLMKKSLWDEKSQTFKGGAPGYYDLYGDMLTAFGEESGSADSELAALTVKLVPLQEGEFYHFGTSSDMIESTLRLQNRITDQRLKYSRESDHHPSIFQQNADVKVEFSAENHHIWIENSYIPSTWKLNHHHILTGIPSNSWKVLLPANICLDLVPLEEDEYCLRIYGYGDEFGESADRRGTWMNQELKQWLIQRNITPENAGFTRDASMYELPLFPVGSMKMLEAVLKEILEKKRQTSLWLKSLRLSAKELAERAGAEKLYRQREDLRLQSLPRLAANHPKSIFYFLDLEKISTQYCKSGLELPAELSNKEPLIKRMNDYMFRARVLGNREHALHFEKRAFGMLRQEMIRTLKAEPLSPRRNVLDDQILWGRSPVRLDLAGGWTDTPPYCIMEGGKVVNLSVELNGQLPLQVYVRPLAEMKIILRSIDLGEKTEINNFEELNNYDQPGGGFSIPKAALVLCGFGPMFSGKHYADLASQLKAFGCGIEMSLLAAIPKGSGLGTSSNLAATVLGTLNDFCALGWDKHEIAYRTLILEQMLTTGGGWQDQFGGIFGGVKLLETEAGIRQSPGIKWLPDQLFTNRETREMLLLYYTGVTRVAHDILGEIVKGMFLNSSGHLEIFKEMKIHALETFGTILSNDYEGLAAKVALSWVLNQHLDEGTNPQVIRAIIQRVEDYLLGYKLLGAGGGGYLIMFAKSAEAALRARKNLEADPPNARARFVDFSVSKSGFQVSRS; from the coding sequence ATGTCGATTGAGAGATTGATTACGCTTCCCCCGCGTATGGCGGAAAAGTTCCACGAGCTGGAAAATAAGGAGCAGGATGCCTGGTTTTGTGGCTCAGATCCTGCTGGAAAAAAAGCAGGCTCCGGGGGAGGAAGTGCCTATCTCTTGTGGTTGGCATACAGAAAATCAGGCTTTACGGGGTCCCTGGAGGAGTGGTTGATGGAGAAAAGGCGGTTGCTTATTCATTCCGGTGGGGAGAGCCGCCGGCTTCCGGCCTATGCCCCTTATGGGAAATCTTTATTGCCCATACCGGTTTTCCGGTGGTCGAAGGGCCAGGACCTGGATCAGAAGCTGCTTGGTTTTCAGGCTTCCTTCTATGAGAAGATTCTTCAGAATGCTCCGGCGTGTTATACCACCCTGATTGGCAGCGGCGATGTGATGTTTATCTCTTCGGACCGGTTCCAAAAGCTGCCGGAAGCCGATGTACTGCTTTTTGGGATCTGGGTAGAGGACCAGGTGGCTTCCCGTCACGGAGTGTTTTTCAGTCGCCGTCACCAGCAGAATCGGCTCGCTTTTGTCAGGCAAAAACCTTCTGTGGAGGAGTTGTCCGGTCTGGCACAGGATTATTTCTACCTGATGGATTCTGGGATTGTGATGATGAACCGCGAGACGACCCTGAAACTGATGAAAAAATCGCTTTGGGATGAAAAGAGCCAGACCTTCAAAGGAGGCGCTCCCGGGTATTATGATCTCTATGGGGATATGCTCACTGCTTTCGGGGAAGAGTCCGGATCCGCAGATTCAGAGCTGGCGGCTCTTACAGTTAAGCTGGTACCTTTGCAAGAGGGAGAGTTCTATCATTTTGGTACCAGTAGCGATATGATCGAATCGACCCTTCGGCTCCAGAACCGGATCACCGACCAGCGCCTGAAATATTCCAGGGAGTCGGATCATCACCCTTCCATCTTTCAACAAAATGCTGATGTGAAGGTCGAATTCAGTGCAGAGAACCACCATATCTGGATAGAGAACAGTTATATTCCCTCCACCTGGAAACTGAATCATCACCATATCCTCACCGGGATTCCATCAAACTCATGGAAGGTGCTGCTTCCGGCAAATATCTGTCTGGATCTGGTGCCACTGGAGGAGGATGAGTACTGCCTGCGGATTTATGGTTATGGAGATGAATTCGGGGAATCGGCCGACAGGAGAGGGACCTGGATGAACCAGGAGCTGAAGCAGTGGCTGATCCAAAGGAATATTACGCCAGAGAATGCAGGCTTTACCCGGGATGCCTCCATGTATGAGCTGCCTCTGTTCCCTGTAGGGAGCATGAAGATGCTGGAAGCGGTTCTAAAGGAGATACTGGAGAAAAAACGGCAGACTTCCCTCTGGTTGAAATCGCTGCGACTATCTGCAAAAGAGCTTGCAGAAAGAGCCGGGGCGGAAAAATTATACCGGCAAAGGGAGGACCTGAGGCTTCAGAGCCTGCCCAGGCTGGCCGCCAATCACCCCAAAAGTATCTTCTATTTCCTGGATCTGGAGAAGATATCGACCCAATACTGCAAATCAGGACTGGAACTGCCCGCGGAACTTTCCAACAAAGAACCGCTTATCAAAAGAATGAATGATTATATGTTCCGGGCCAGGGTCCTGGGGAACAGGGAGCATGCCCTGCACTTTGAGAAACGGGCCTTCGGGATGCTAAGGCAGGAAATGATCCGGACCCTGAAAGCGGAACCCCTGAGCCCCCGCCGAAATGTACTGGACGATCAGATCCTGTGGGGAAGAAGCCCGGTACGGCTTGATCTGGCAGGAGGATGGACAGATACTCCTCCCTATTGCATCATGGAGGGAGGCAAGGTGGTCAATCTTTCGGTAGAGCTAAACGGCCAACTTCCCCTGCAGGTTTATGTCAGGCCCCTGGCCGAGATGAAGATAATTCTTCGCTCAATCGATCTGGGAGAGAAGACAGAGATCAATAATTTTGAAGAACTGAATAATTATGACCAGCCGGGAGGGGGCTTCTCCATTCCCAAAGCGGCGCTTGTTCTTTGCGGCTTCGGCCCCATGTTCTCCGGGAAACACTACGCAGATCTGGCCTCGCAGCTGAAGGCTTTTGGATGTGGCATCGAAATGTCATTGCTGGCGGCTATTCCAAAGGGCTCGGGGCTGGGGACCAGTTCAAATCTGGCTGCCACCGTGCTGGGTACCCTGAACGATTTCTGTGCCCTGGGATGGGACAAGCACGAGATCGCTTACCGGACCCTGATCCTGGAACAGATGCTTACCACCGGCGGAGGCTGGCAGGACCAGTTCGGGGGTATCTTCGGGGGGGTCAAACTACTGGAAACCGAAGCAGGGATCAGACAGAGCCCCGGGATCAAGTGGCTGCCCGATCAGCTGTTTACCAACCGGGAGACCCGGGAGATGTTGTTATTGTACTATACGGGGGTGACCAGAGTGGCACATGACATCCTGGGCGAGATCGTGAAAGGCATGTTCCTGAATTCATCGGGCCACCTGGAAATATTCAAGGAGATGAAAATCCATGCCCTGGAGACTTTCGGCACGATCCTAAGCAATGATTATGAGGGTCTTGCAGCCAAAGTGGCTCTAAGCTGGGTTCTGAACCAACACCTGGATGAGGGCACCAATCCGCAAGTGATTCGTGCGATCATTCAAAGGGTGGAGGATTACCTGCTGGGGTATAAGCTGCTGGGAGCCGGGGGAGGAGGTTATCTGATCATGTTCGCCAAATCGGCGGAAGCTGCTTTAAGAGCCAGGAAGAACCTGGAAGCAGATCCGCCGAATGCCCGTGCGAGGTTTGTGGATTTTAGCGTTTCAAAAAGCGGCTTCCAGGTCTCCCGTTCCTGA
- a CDS encoding Yip1 family protein — MSDEGINFNKILKDSRETLLNPKGYFQSMPLSGGIAEPLIKAAIYGTIAGLFSLLWSVLGLSAMGAGLLGGAVGIMALIWSIIGAIIGLFIGGVIMLVISAICGGNTDFEANARVSASLMVLYPVNALLAFFYGINFTLGGIVGLVVSVFGIYLLYHAVIQALKGKESTARIVGIVLLVLVLLGFFGGRKASKAVRDYSDMFEEEQVD; from the coding sequence ATGAGCGACGAAGGCATTAATTTTAACAAAATTTTAAAAGATTCCAGGGAAACCCTGCTGAACCCGAAAGGGTATTTCCAATCCATGCCCCTGTCCGGGGGAATTGCCGAACCTTTAATCAAAGCTGCCATCTACGGAACCATAGCAGGCCTCTTTTCACTACTGTGGAGTGTTCTTGGATTGTCTGCCATGGGGGCCGGCTTACTGGGCGGTGCCGTGGGCATTATGGCTCTGATCTGGTCCATTATCGGAGCCATCATCGGACTGTTCATTGGCGGAGTGATTATGCTGGTAATCTCGGCCATTTGCGGCGGCAACACCGATTTTGAAGCCAACGCCAGGGTGTCAGCCTCCCTGATGGTCCTCTACCCGGTCAATGCCTTGCTGGCATTCTTCTATGGGATCAATTTCACCCTGGGTGGAATAGTCGGTCTTGTTGTGAGTGTCTTTGGCATTTACCTGCTTTACCATGCTGTCATCCAGGCCCTGAAGGGAAAAGAGTCAACGGCCAGGATCGTGGGCATTGTGCTCCTGGTTCTCGTCCTGTTGGGTTTCTTCGGAGGCAGAAAGGCTTCGAAAGCGGTCCGGGACTACTCGGACATGTTCGAAGAGGAGCAGGTGGACTGA